ATCCCCTGGTCGTCTTCGGACTCGGCATCGTGGCCTTCGCCGCCGCCGGTGCGGCCCAGGCCAGTGGCTTCATCGCCGCCTACCTCACCGGAGTGGTGCTGGCCAACGCCGGACTGCCGCACCGCTCCGCCACACGGTCCTTCGCCGAGGGGCTGGGCTGGCTCGCCCAGATCGGTCTGTTCGTCCTGCTGGGCCTGCTGGTCACCCCCAGCGAACTGCATCACGAGCTGCTGCCCGCACTGGCCGTGGGACTGGTGCTGCTGCTGTTGGCCAGGCCCATCTCGGTGCTGGCTTCCGTGGCCGGGTTCAGGGTGCCGTGGCGGGAGCAGGCCTTCCTGTCGTGGGCCGGTTTGCGGGGAGCAGTGCCGATCGTGCTGGCCACCTTCCCCGTCGTACAGGGCGTCCCCGGCAGCGACCGCCTGGTGGACATCGTCTTCGTCCTGGTCACGGTCTTCACGCTGGTGCAGGGGCCGAGCCTGCGCCCGTTGGCGCGCAGACTGGGGCTGATCCCCGCCGAAGCCACCCGTGAACTCCAGGTGGAATCCGCACCCCTGGATTTCCTCGGGGCCGAGCTGCTGACGATCACGATTCCCTCCGGGTCCCTGCTGCACTACGTGACCATCGTCGAACTCCGGCTGCCCGACCCCAGCGTCATCACCCTGACCATCCGCAAGGGACATACATTCGTGCCCCAGCCCGACACCTGGCTGGAGTCCGGCGATGAACTGCTCATCGTCACCACCAGCACGCAACGCGAGGCCACCGAACGCCGACTGCGCGCGGTCAGCCGCCGCGGCAAGCTCGCACACTGGTTCGGCGAATACGGCGGTCCCGACTGAGCACGGCCGGAACGGCTCGTCGCAGCACCGGTGTTTGTGCCGACGTTGCGCCGGGGATCTCTATACGGGCGTCGTAGATCGCGATGAGGGTGAAGCATGGACGAGTCGCAGCACAGCCACAGCGCTACGGGCACGCTCGCTCGCGCCTCGATGGCGGATGCGGTGCGATTCACCGGAAAGGTCGTGCTCCCGATGCTTGCCGGTGGACTCATCGCACGCCGTCCGAGGGCGATGGCCGCGATCGAGCGATGGCAACTGGATCGCACGGCGGTGGCAGCACTGCAACGGCTGCGGCGACGCTACGGTCCCGGACCACTTCGGCTGCGGGTCGCGGGCCGCTCGCTGGTCCTGCTCCTGGCGCCGGCGGACGTGCAGCACGTCCTTGCCGAGTC
This Haloactinomyces albus DNA region includes the following protein-coding sequences:
- a CDS encoding potassium/proton antiporter; translated protein: MNLQQLYLALLVGGLVLLASIIATRFASRIGLPSLLVFLMVGIALGEDGLGVDFDDAQIAQNLGTAALAIILIEGGLTTKWSDVRRLLAPAGVLATVGVGASTVITAAGAHLLLGLDWQLSLLLGAIVSSTDAAAVFSVLRVLPLPRRVAGLLEAESGFNDAPTVILVLLFSTTPLQLEPWSIAGDLLYQLSLGAALGLALGWLGAKALPRIALPASGLYPLVVFGLGIVAFAAAGAAQASGFIAAYLTGVVLANAGLPHRSATRSFAEGLGWLAQIGLFVLLGLLVTPSELHHELLPALAVGLVLLLLARPISVLASVAGFRVPWREQAFLSWAGLRGAVPIVLATFPVVQGVPGSDRLVDIVFVLVTVFTLVQGPSLRPLARRLGLIPAEATRELQVESAPLDFLGAELLTITIPSGSLLHYVTIVELRLPDPSVITLTIRKGHTFVPQPDTWLESGDELLIVTTSTQREATERRLRAVSRRGKLAHWFGEYGGPD